One segment of Pseudoalteromonas rubra DNA contains the following:
- a CDS encoding DNA internalization-related competence protein ComEC/Rec2, with protein sequence MLLFLCGYFKAFSSVLAGFILGIFVTICHYWLVYAPPIAEKVLEQEIAVAGVVSKVMGASARPYVTLELKQLGQYQVPWYRNIRVNASLSGELPGELNEVVLSGTAVLKPFRSRKNFSVFDAELYAFRSQIFYKGRVVVSEVIVNEDKSWRAAYRDWVAGAFDGLHFGWFYYVLLTGDKSAIAQADKDHFKSLGMSHLLAISGLHVAIVFALSFALCKLCLLFMWPRLSQWHNYQLGYFIFALGLSGGYVWLSGLQVSAQRAWLMALLGACCFLFARQLSPARVLLYALAVILIANPFAVLNLGLYFSFLAVVTIFFVFRTVMQGSERAPKVKLLCYLQCALFVALLPLTLYSYHGFSASSILVNLLVVPVLTMVIFPLLLLHVLAALIMDMTLLGPLDAVLHSVYHWANSFPYHWQSTGTVSIELVTLGYLTLLLCTCAVTRIFAWIPLSAGVIFSVLERPPDWQVDVFDVGHGTAVLVSTQGKGILIDLGASYFSRYSLFDNVIKPYLEARRIGLLHTVISHDDSDHNGGLADLYRYDGGRSLEQFHGGDGKALCTLQTVTIDNLTIESLWPIAPMNTDNNNSCVIRISDGNTHLLLPGDIEQLAEHELLALKGEKIPADILIAPHHGSNTSSSMAFVSAVAPRWVVFSRGYYSPWRLPHEEVVKRYQSINSRMLDTAIKGQIRFKITGTKVQLETARDRKSFWFLR encoded by the coding sequence GTGCTCCTTTTTCTCTGTGGGTATTTTAAGGCTTTTTCGAGTGTTTTGGCAGGTTTTATTTTAGGTATTTTTGTGACGATTTGTCACTATTGGTTGGTTTATGCGCCACCAATTGCTGAAAAAGTCTTAGAGCAGGAAATCGCAGTGGCCGGTGTCGTGAGTAAAGTGATGGGTGCAAGTGCGCGACCTTATGTCACGCTGGAGCTGAAACAATTGGGTCAATATCAAGTACCCTGGTACCGTAATATACGGGTCAATGCCTCGTTGAGCGGTGAACTGCCTGGTGAGTTAAATGAGGTTGTTCTGTCCGGAACCGCCGTTCTTAAGCCATTTCGTAGTCGAAAGAATTTTTCGGTATTTGATGCCGAGCTTTATGCTTTTCGTAGCCAGATATTCTACAAAGGCCGGGTCGTCGTATCTGAGGTGATAGTTAATGAAGATAAATCCTGGCGAGCGGCATATCGAGATTGGGTGGCGGGTGCGTTCGATGGCTTACATTTTGGTTGGTTCTATTATGTGTTGCTAACAGGCGATAAAAGCGCCATTGCGCAAGCGGACAAAGACCATTTTAAATCTCTGGGAATGAGTCACTTGCTGGCTATTTCTGGTTTGCATGTAGCCATTGTTTTTGCATTGAGTTTTGCTCTTTGTAAGCTCTGTTTGTTGTTTATGTGGCCACGTTTATCTCAATGGCACAACTATCAGCTGGGTTACTTTATTTTTGCGCTAGGACTCAGTGGCGGGTATGTATGGCTAAGTGGATTGCAGGTGTCCGCGCAGCGTGCCTGGTTGATGGCTTTGCTGGGGGCATGTTGCTTTTTGTTTGCCCGGCAGCTCAGCCCCGCAAGAGTCTTGTTGTATGCATTAGCCGTTATCCTGATTGCGAATCCTTTTGCGGTACTTAACCTGGGCCTGTATTTTTCATTTCTGGCTGTTGTGACGATCTTTTTCGTGTTTCGAACTGTAATGCAGGGATCAGAGCGTGCGCCCAAAGTTAAGCTGTTGTGTTATTTGCAATGCGCGCTATTTGTTGCGTTGTTGCCTCTCACTCTCTATTCCTATCATGGGTTTAGTGCGAGCAGTATTTTGGTTAACCTGCTGGTTGTGCCTGTGTTGACTATGGTGATATTTCCGCTTTTGTTGTTGCACGTACTTGCTGCGTTGATCATGGACATGACTCTGTTGGGCCCATTGGATGCAGTTTTGCATTCTGTGTATCATTGGGCAAATTCCTTTCCATATCACTGGCAGTCGACTGGGACCGTGAGCATTGAGTTGGTGACGTTAGGCTACCTAACACTGCTCCTATGCACGTGTGCCGTAACTCGGATATTTGCTTGGATCCCATTGTCTGCTGGGGTGATATTTAGCGTGCTTGAGCGTCCTCCCGACTGGCAGGTGGATGTCTTTGATGTTGGCCATGGCACTGCGGTATTGGTATCAACGCAGGGTAAAGGTATTTTGATTGACTTGGGTGCCAGTTATTTTTCTCGTTATTCATTGTTTGACAATGTGATCAAGCCTTACCTTGAGGCGCGTCGTATTGGATTACTGCATACAGTGATAAGCCATGATGACAGCGACCATAATGGCGGTTTAGCAGATTTATACCGTTATGATGGTGGCCGCTCGCTTGAGCAGTTTCATGGAGGAGATGGCAAGGCGCTGTGTACATTACAAACGGTGACAATAGACAATTTAACTATCGAGTCGCTCTGGCCGATAGCACCGATGAACACTGACAACAATAACTCCTGTGTGATCAGGATTAGTGATGGTAATACCCACCTGTTATTGCCCGGGGATATAGAGCAGCTGGCTGAGCATGAATTGTTGGCATTAAAAGGTGAAAAAATCCCCGCAGATATACTGATAGCACCACATCACGGTAGCAACACGTCGTCCAGCATGGCGTTTGTCTCTGCTGTTGCTCCGAGGTGGGTGGTGTTCTCACGCGGATATTACTCACCATGGCGCTTGCCGCACGAGGAGGTTGTTAAGCGTTATCAGTCAATCAACAGTCGTATGCTGGATACGGCCATAAAAGGTCAGATACGATTCAAAATAACCGGGACAAAAGTCCAATTAGAAACCGCCCGGGATAGGAAAAGTTTTTGGTTCTTAAGATAA
- a CDS encoding DUF2062 domain-containing protein, with protein sequence MPKKTIQRFLPDHNKIKQQKSLKIFGSLLHDANLWHLNRRSARGAFSVGLFFAFIPVPFQMVLAAALAIPFRVNLPLSIALVWITNPLTMPPIFYASYQVGAFALGQEEQPFHFEASWNWLVESLSTIGPAFMLGSLICACMAAILGFFVIDFLWRRSVNKAWAERNQQSSQ encoded by the coding sequence ATGCCAAAGAAGACGATCCAAAGGTTTCTACCCGATCACAATAAGATCAAACAGCAAAAGTCGCTGAAAATATTCGGCAGCTTGTTACATGACGCAAACCTTTGGCATTTAAATCGCCGCTCGGCACGAGGGGCTTTCTCCGTCGGCCTGTTCTTCGCTTTCATCCCTGTTCCTTTTCAAATGGTCCTTGCAGCCGCCCTGGCTATTCCTTTCAGAGTCAATTTGCCACTTTCCATCGCGTTGGTATGGATCACTAATCCCCTTACTATGCCCCCTATTTTCTATGCATCTTATCAGGTAGGTGCGTTCGCTTTGGGCCAGGAGGAGCAACCGTTTCACTTTGAAGCCAGCTGGAACTGGCTGGTCGAGAGCCTCTCAACTATAGGGCCCGCATTTATGCTCGGCTCGCTGATCTGCGCCTGTATGGCCGCGATTTTGGGCTTCTTTGTTATCGACTTTCTGTGGCGCCGCTCAGTGAATAAAGCATGGGCTGAGCGTAACCAGCAATCCAGCCAATAA
- a CDS encoding MarC family protein codes for MIDFVATFIFFFAVIDPIGTVPVFIAVTRGYDAAAKRKIAMIASLVAAVLLVFFAIAGELLLTAMGIPLPAFQIAGGIVLFLFALSMIFGESKPDEEVKLVRDHHETAIFPLAVPSIASPGAILACVLLTENARFNLFEQVQTVAMMLAVILLTLLLMLVASSIHKVIGNAGASVISRVMGLILASVAVTNALAGFVSYFDK; via the coding sequence GTGATTGACTTTGTTGCGACGTTTATTTTCTTTTTTGCCGTTATCGATCCGATCGGGACTGTGCCTGTATTCATTGCCGTCACTCGTGGCTACGATGCTGCGGCAAAGCGTAAGATAGCCATGATTGCCAGCTTAGTTGCTGCTGTTTTACTGGTCTTTTTTGCGATTGCCGGAGAGCTTCTGCTTACAGCGATGGGCATACCTTTGCCGGCGTTTCAGATAGCCGGTGGTATTGTGCTGTTCCTGTTCGCATTGTCGATGATTTTTGGTGAAAGTAAACCAGACGAAGAAGTGAAATTAGTCCGGGATCACCATGAAACCGCAATCTTTCCGCTTGCAGTCCCGTCCATAGCCAGTCCTGGTGCCATACTGGCGTGTGTACTGCTAACAGAAAATGCCCGGTTTAATTTGTTCGAGCAGGTACAAACCGTGGCGATGATGTTGGCGGTTATTTTGCTGACTTTACTGTTGATGTTGGTCGCTAGCAGTATCCACAAAGTAATAGGTAATGCCGGTGCCAGTGTAATAAGCCGTGTGATGGGGCTGATACTGGCGTCCGTGGCTGTGACCAATGCGCTGGCAGGTTTTGTGAGTTACTTTGATAAGTAA
- a CDS encoding leucine-rich repeat domain-containing protein, translating into MQFNVYQAVAACAIPLVLAGCSGGSDDGKSNADSGIAGKVGVTQKYSVTTSVSGEGRIEPSSLQLLANQTGSFELTPAEGFEVGQVSGCEGALNNGTYTLAPVQQDCTIEASFNPIVYKVSVDVTGEGSVSPEQVEVAYGHQATFTITLAQRYQLESITGCDGVLQGGQYVTQALTAACTLNVRFVAETTIADNDTLDDGLKSCLIEQGYTYPDEVSELVCNEKGIKSLDGIELFTSLTSLNVESNEIETLDISALRALTSLSARYNQLKQLDVSALTNLRELKVSHNQLSSLDLSGNGQLRVLFASSNLLTEIDLTPVTELTDLSLGMNPFTETVAFSHLKGLSYLSISTAETVTELDLSKHLELRQVWVAGEALKTLNVTGLTQLESLRVNNTSLSTIDVSTNLNLTDLYFWSNPISRIDVSMLGKLEGFTVGDAQLTDINVSNNPKLTSLQLSDNQLKTLDVSALTELRYLQMAYNQLTELDVSKNSKLEELLLRENDLRHLELLNNANLAVLSLAGNDLRQIDLAHTPILRELDAGHNPLLSIDVKGLAKLEKLSVSHTDIRKLDISGNPLLSELSVYGLRFLDKLDLSNNPLLAQLNARSTDLITLDLSGNQSLVSLKISGQQLRSLDVSMLSELKELALGGSSLAELDVSNNTKLESLYLSYTGITELNLSNNRLMKSLIIYQNALSPINVSHMHGLEELILSGFEQVGLDLSANVLLKLLVVDDLSLNSLDVARLKQLTFLNVTGNQLSTLNLSGNTHLTELRVVDDTLEQLDISSLSLLKSLMISSHLIEEIDATESAQLESLEVSSGLTDAQVLNRFTNLTSLTLNQPEVELLDTSVFTKLISLSVYEGNLREVNLSANTELETLGIENTDLASLKLTAHPKLWQIYGRDNQIAEIDLSGAPSLSDVHLWSNQIKDLDISHLKSLQYLDLQNNPLSELKSGLHSQLHGLQLGRTNITHLAPLGSDQLSLLTLAGSPITDVDLTGYKSLKELNLEETAITSLDVSQNIRLTTLLAGDTELTELDVTNNPDITWLTIDDDVICTGMVCQYRQVPFGSVIGTNSQQPVQATKAGEQMNQHFELMLRDGKTQREFVEPNMPAHSSHLH; encoded by the coding sequence TTGCAATTTAATGTTTATCAGGCTGTGGCAGCATGTGCAATTCCCTTGGTTCTGGCAGGTTGCTCCGGTGGATCGGATGATGGAAAATCTAATGCTGACTCAGGGATAGCGGGTAAAGTTGGCGTCACACAAAAATACAGCGTAACAACAAGCGTTTCTGGCGAAGGCCGTATAGAGCCGAGTTCGCTGCAGCTATTAGCAAACCAAACCGGTTCATTTGAACTTACTCCAGCCGAGGGGTTTGAAGTTGGACAGGTTTCGGGTTGTGAAGGAGCGCTCAACAATGGCACCTATACATTGGCTCCTGTACAGCAGGACTGTACTATTGAAGCCAGTTTTAACCCTATAGTGTACAAAGTGAGTGTTGACGTAACAGGTGAGGGGAGTGTCAGCCCCGAACAAGTCGAGGTTGCATATGGGCATCAGGCTACTTTTACAATAACACTAGCTCAGCGCTATCAGCTTGAGAGCATCACAGGTTGTGATGGCGTCTTACAAGGTGGTCAGTATGTGACGCAGGCTTTAACCGCCGCTTGTACATTGAATGTGCGTTTTGTTGCTGAGACCACCATAGCTGATAATGACACGCTGGATGACGGACTTAAAAGCTGCCTTATTGAGCAGGGATATACATACCCGGACGAGGTCAGTGAATTAGTCTGTAATGAAAAAGGCATAAAGTCTCTCGATGGGATTGAGCTATTTACTTCTTTGACTTCACTGAATGTCGAAAGTAATGAGATAGAAACCCTGGATATCTCAGCACTGCGTGCCTTAACGTCACTGTCCGCTAGATATAATCAGCTGAAACAGCTTGATGTGTCTGCTCTGACCAATCTTCGGGAACTTAAGGTATCCCACAACCAGTTAAGTAGCCTGGACTTGTCTGGTAACGGACAGCTGCGCGTATTGTTCGCCAGCAGTAATTTATTAACCGAGATTGATCTCACACCGGTGACTGAGCTGACTGACTTATCACTGGGTATGAACCCTTTTACAGAGACAGTGGCGTTTTCTCATCTGAAAGGTTTATCCTATCTTTCTATCAGCACTGCTGAGACAGTAACTGAACTTGATTTGAGTAAGCACCTGGAGCTCAGACAAGTGTGGGTCGCAGGTGAGGCCCTCAAAACCTTGAATGTAACAGGCCTGACTCAGCTTGAATCGTTGAGAGTGAATAACACCAGCCTCAGTACGATTGATGTGAGCACCAATCTTAACCTGACCGACTTGTATTTTTGGAGCAATCCAATTTCACGCATTGACGTCTCTATGCTCGGCAAGCTGGAAGGGTTTACCGTGGGAGACGCGCAGCTGACCGATATTAATGTGTCAAACAACCCCAAACTTACTTCTCTTCAGCTAAGTGACAATCAGCTCAAAACGCTCGATGTCAGTGCACTCACTGAGCTTCGATACTTGCAAATGGCATACAATCAGCTTACGGAGCTGGATGTATCCAAGAACAGCAAACTTGAAGAACTACTCTTAAGAGAAAATGACCTGCGGCATCTTGAGCTGTTGAACAATGCCAACCTGGCGGTATTAAGTCTGGCCGGGAATGATCTGCGTCAAATAGATCTTGCTCATACGCCTATATTGAGGGAACTGGACGCAGGTCATAATCCTCTGTTAAGTATTGACGTGAAAGGATTAGCAAAATTAGAAAAACTGTCAGTAAGCCATACAGATATCAGAAAGTTGGATATTTCAGGTAATCCATTGCTGAGCGAATTAAGTGTTTACGGATTGCGCTTTCTAGACAAGCTAGATCTGTCAAATAATCCACTGTTAGCGCAATTAAATGCTAGGAGTACAGATCTAATTACACTGGATTTATCTGGCAACCAGTCGCTGGTATCGCTAAAAATTTCGGGGCAACAGCTACGGTCGCTGGATGTTAGTATGCTGAGTGAACTCAAAGAACTTGCCCTGGGCGGCAGTAGCTTAGCGGAATTGGATGTGTCTAATAATACCAAGCTGGAATCATTGTACCTTTCATATACCGGAATTACTGAGCTGAACTTATCCAATAATAGGTTAATGAAATCACTGATCATTTATCAAAATGCTTTGAGTCCGATAAATGTTAGTCACATGCATGGGTTAGAGGAACTGATCTTGTCAGGTTTTGAACAAGTCGGGCTCGACTTGTCAGCGAACGTTTTGCTGAAACTTCTCGTCGTGGATGACCTGAGCCTCAATTCGCTCGATGTAGCCCGACTCAAACAGCTTACTTTTTTAAATGTGACAGGCAATCAACTTAGCACACTCAATTTATCGGGCAACACGCATCTGACGGAGTTGCGCGTGGTCGATGATACGTTAGAGCAGCTGGATATCAGTTCTTTATCTTTGTTGAAATCGTTGATGATTTCGTCTCACTTGATCGAAGAAATAGACGCAACTGAGTCAGCCCAGCTGGAGTCTTTAGAGGTATCCAGTGGGTTGACTGACGCCCAGGTTTTAAACAGGTTTACAAATTTGACTTCTCTTACATTGAATCAGCCTGAGGTTGAGTTACTAGACACATCTGTGTTTACAAAACTGATCAGCTTAAGCGTTTATGAGGGGAATCTGAGAGAAGTTAACTTATCTGCCAATACTGAACTTGAAACTTTGGGTATAGAAAATACCGATTTAGCCTCTCTGAAGCTCACAGCACACCCAAAGCTCTGGCAAATTTATGGCAGAGACAACCAGATAGCAGAGATTGATTTGTCGGGTGCACCGTCATTGAGCGACGTGCATTTATGGAGTAATCAGATAAAGGATTTGGATATCAGTCATTTGAAGTCGCTTCAATATTTGGATTTACAGAACAACCCCTTGTCAGAACTAAAGTCCGGACTTCATTCTCAATTGCATGGCTTGCAATTGGGAAGAACTAACATAACACACTTGGCCCCATTAGGTTCAGATCAGCTATCGTTGTTGACCCTCGCTGGTAGCCCGATAACAGATGTTGATTTGACTGGTTATAAGTCACTGAAGGAGCTGAATCTGGAAGAAACCGCAATCACTTCGCTTGATGTGTCGCAGAACATCAGGCTAACTACATTACTGGCGGGTGATACCGAGCTGACTGAGTTAGATGTCACCAATAACCCTGATATAACTTGGCTGACGATAGATGATGATGTTATCTGTACCGGTATGGTGTGTCAGTATCGGCAGGTGCCATTTGGCTCTGTGATTGGAACGAATAGCCAACAGCCAGTTCAGGCGACAAAGGCTGGCGAACAAATGAATCAGCACTTTGAACTAATGCTGCGTGACGGAAAAACGCAGCGTGAATTTGTGGAGCCTAATATGCCAGCGCATAGCAGTCATTTGCACTAG
- a CDS encoding SDR family oxidoreductase, with translation MDIKNKAVVITGGAQGLGFAMATELAKMGAKLALIDMQEEQLQEAATELRALDVEVKTYVANVSLESDVEQVFNDIVADLGKISVLVNNAGILRDGLLLKAKDGEVTDKMSLQQFQSVLDVNLTGVFLCGREAATKMVEGQEGGVIINMSSVARAGNMGQTNYSAAKAGVVAMTTSWAKELGRYGIRVGAIAPGVIRTQMTDAMKPEAKERLLKMKPVGRLGEAGEIAHTAKYIIENDFFTGRVVEIDGGIRL, from the coding sequence ATGGATATAAAGAATAAAGCGGTGGTGATCACCGGTGGTGCGCAGGGCTTGGGCTTTGCGATGGCAACGGAACTGGCAAAAATGGGTGCCAAGCTGGCACTGATTGATATGCAGGAAGAACAACTGCAAGAAGCAGCTACAGAGCTTAGAGCACTGGATGTTGAAGTAAAAACCTATGTGGCGAACGTAAGCCTGGAAAGCGACGTTGAGCAAGTGTTTAACGACATAGTCGCAGATCTCGGTAAGATCTCGGTGCTGGTTAACAACGCAGGCATTTTGCGTGATGGCCTGTTATTAAAAGCCAAAGACGGAGAAGTGACTGACAAGATGTCACTGCAACAGTTCCAGTCTGTATTAGATGTTAACTTAACCGGGGTATTCCTGTGTGGCCGTGAAGCGGCAACTAAGATGGTAGAAGGCCAGGAAGGCGGCGTTATCATTAATATGTCGAGTGTCGCACGGGCAGGTAACATGGGCCAGACCAACTACTCAGCCGCCAAAGCGGGTGTTGTTGCGATGACAACGTCCTGGGCTAAAGAACTTGGTCGCTATGGTATTCGTGTCGGTGCAATCGCACCTGGTGTGATCCGCACTCAGATGACGGACGCCATGAAACCAGAAGCCAAAGAGCGACTGCTGAAGATGAAACCAGTTGGTCGTCTGGGTGAAGCTGGCGAAATCGCCCATACGGCGAAATACATTATCGAGAATGACTTTTTCACCGGTCGTGTAGTAGAAATTGACGGCGGGATCAGACTCTGA
- the mmsB gene encoding 3-hydroxyisobutyrate dehydrogenase: protein MAKIGFIGLGNMGGPMAANLVKAGHQVTVFDLSAEAVAHLVSLGAVAADKVSDVCAGADFVVSMLPASKHVRMIYTGEDGLINYLEKSTLVIDCSTIDAESAQFVGNALTDAGIAFVDAPVSGGVAGAAAGTLTFIVGGNDEDFNKAQTVLNDMGKNIFHAGAVGAGQVAKICNNMLLSILMAGTSEALQMGVDHGLDPKVLSEIMLNSSGRNWTLELYNPCPDVLENVPSSNGYKPGFMVDLMAKDLGLAMQAAQQTNSATPMGALAKNLYNLMQNQGSGSEDFSAIFKLYSQKQ, encoded by the coding sequence ATGGCAAAGATTGGATTTATTGGTTTAGGAAATATGGGTGGCCCAATGGCTGCCAATTTGGTGAAAGCCGGGCACCAGGTCACTGTGTTTGATCTCAGTGCTGAAGCAGTGGCACACCTTGTATCTTTGGGCGCTGTGGCGGCAGACAAAGTCTCTGATGTTTGCGCTGGGGCCGATTTTGTCGTGAGTATGCTACCTGCCAGCAAGCATGTGCGGATGATTTATACTGGCGAAGATGGCTTAATCAACTATCTTGAAAAGTCGACGCTGGTAATCGACTGCTCAACCATAGATGCAGAATCAGCGCAGTTTGTTGGTAATGCCCTGACTGACGCTGGCATTGCATTTGTTGATGCACCTGTTTCAGGTGGTGTCGCAGGTGCTGCCGCGGGTACATTGACTTTTATCGTTGGCGGTAATGACGAAGACTTCAATAAAGCGCAAACCGTGCTTAACGACATGGGGAAGAATATTTTCCATGCTGGAGCTGTGGGAGCAGGCCAGGTCGCTAAGATCTGTAATAATATGCTGCTATCAATACTCATGGCAGGCACCAGTGAGGCACTGCAAATGGGCGTTGACCACGGCCTTGATCCAAAAGTATTGAGTGAGATTATGCTCAACAGCTCGGGTCGCAACTGGACACTGGAGTTATACAACCCATGTCCGGACGTATTAGAGAATGTGCCTTCGTCAAATGGGTATAAACCTGGATTTATGGTTGATCTGATGGCCAAAGATCTGGGACTGGCGATGCAGGCGGCACAGCAAACAAACTCGGCTACGCCGATGGGGGCACTGGCAAAAAATCTCTACAACCTGATGCAGAATCAGGGCAGTGGCAGTGAAGATTTTAGTGCTATTTTTAAACTCTATTCACAAAAGCAGTAA
- a CDS encoding enoyl-CoA hydratase/isomerase family protein yields MVELQLLNQADAPVVFELAHCNNGMKVAVATLNAPKALNALNLEMIRLLEPQLKVWAEDEQVAMVLLKGAGEKAFCAGGDVVSLYNAMAAEDGNNHLEVFFAEEYRLDYHIHSYDKPILLWGNGIIMGGGLGLMAGASHRVVTESSRIAMPEITIGLYPDVGGSYFLNKMPAGVGLFLGLTGASINATDAKFVGLADHYMDGERLDMLLHNLSEVNWGKTNVLNHEKLTQLLISLDEASHIPPRSEIKPLAESFAKLAELDTLDAQVEHILALDSAENKWLSKAQKALKHGSPLSAVLIQAQLNRAEGLSLKDCFQRELAMSVRCGEVGEFREGVRALLIDKDGQPQWQFKTIADVDSKVIDSFFAPRWEESTHPLADL; encoded by the coding sequence ATGGTTGAATTACAGTTACTGAACCAGGCAGATGCCCCTGTGGTATTTGAGTTGGCGCACTGTAATAACGGCATGAAGGTGGCAGTGGCCACCCTTAATGCGCCAAAAGCACTCAATGCACTTAACCTGGAAATGATCCGCCTACTCGAACCACAGCTCAAAGTGTGGGCTGAAGACGAGCAGGTAGCTATGGTATTGCTTAAAGGCGCGGGAGAGAAAGCGTTCTGTGCCGGTGGTGATGTGGTTAGCCTCTACAATGCAATGGCAGCGGAAGATGGTAATAATCATCTGGAAGTCTTCTTTGCTGAGGAATATCGCCTTGATTATCACATCCATAGTTATGATAAACCGATCTTGCTGTGGGGTAATGGCATTATCATGGGCGGTGGCCTGGGCTTGATGGCCGGAGCCAGTCATCGTGTGGTGACTGAATCATCACGTATCGCTATGCCGGAGATCACCATTGGATTATATCCGGATGTGGGCGGCAGCTATTTCCTCAACAAAATGCCGGCCGGTGTGGGCTTATTCCTGGGCCTGACTGGCGCCTCTATCAATGCCACTGATGCCAAATTTGTTGGTCTGGCGGATCATTATATGGACGGTGAGCGGCTGGATATGCTGCTGCACAACCTCAGTGAAGTCAACTGGGGTAAGACCAACGTACTCAATCATGAGAAATTGACTCAGCTACTTATTTCCCTCGATGAAGCGTCACACATTCCGCCGCGCAGCGAAATCAAGCCGCTGGCTGAGTCTTTTGCTAAATTGGCTGAGCTAGACACGCTGGATGCCCAGGTTGAGCACATTCTGGCCCTCGACAGCGCGGAGAATAAATGGCTGAGCAAGGCGCAAAAAGCGCTAAAACATGGTTCTCCACTTAGTGCTGTGTTAATCCAGGCACAACTAAATCGTGCCGAAGGGTTGTCACTCAAAGACTGTTTTCAACGCGAGCTGGCAATGTCGGTGCGTTGCGGTGAAGTGGGCGAGTTCCGTGAAGGTGTGCGTGCGCTGTTGATCGACAAAGACGGACAACCTCAATGGCAGTTTAAGACCATTGCTGACGTAGACAGCAAAGTGATAGACAGCTTTTTTGCACCACGCTGGGAAGAGAGCACACATCCCCTGGCTGATCTGTAA
- a CDS encoding enoyl-CoA hydratase, with amino-acid sequence MSAQLKLEKQGHIAIVTMSNPPANTWTRDTLVGLKELVIELNADKNIYSLVITGEGEKFFSAGADLNVFADGDKGVAADMSRVFGEAFETLSDFRGVSIAAINGFAMGGGLEVALACDIRIAETQAQMALPEAKVGLLPCAGGTQNLSWLVGEGWAKRMILCGERLKADKAREIGLVEEVVEQGKALEAALELAKKVEDQSPVAVTACKALIQKGRTGTINSALPLERELFVTLFDTQDQKEGVNAFLEKRKANWVNG; translated from the coding sequence ATGTCAGCACAATTGAAACTCGAAAAACAAGGTCACATCGCGATAGTTACTATGTCAAACCCACCGGCTAACACCTGGACTCGCGACACTCTGGTAGGCCTCAAAGAGTTGGTGATCGAGCTTAATGCCGATAAAAACATTTATTCGTTGGTGATCACCGGGGAAGGTGAAAAGTTCTTCTCAGCCGGTGCCGATCTGAATGTGTTCGCCGATGGCGACAAAGGGGTTGCGGCCGATATGTCCCGCGTATTTGGCGAAGCATTTGAAACGCTGAGTGACTTCCGTGGTGTGTCTATCGCCGCCATTAACGGTTTTGCAATGGGTGGCGGCCTGGAAGTTGCGCTGGCCTGTGACATCCGTATTGCAGAGACGCAGGCTCAAATGGCACTGCCAGAAGCTAAAGTGGGCTTATTGCCTTGTGCCGGTGGCACACAAAACCTATCTTGGCTGGTAGGTGAAGGCTGGGCTAAGCGCATGATTCTGTGTGGTGAACGCCTCAAAGCGGATAAAGCGCGGGAGATTGGACTGGTTGAAGAAGTGGTTGAGCAGGGCAAAGCGCTCGAAGCTGCGCTTGAGCTGGCTAAGAAAGTTGAAGACCAAAGCCCAGTGGCCGTTACCGCCTGTAAAGCTCTGATCCAAAAAGGTCGTACAGGCACCATCAACAGTGCTTTGCCGCTTGAGCGAGAACTGTTTGTGACTCTGTTCGACACACAAGATCAGAAAGAGGGCGTGAATGCCTTCCTGGAAAAACGTAAAGCAAACTGGGTGAATGGCTAA